One stretch of Thalassovita sp. DNA includes these proteins:
- a CDS encoding SMP-30/gluconolactonase/LRE family protein: MSAEVFDKRSCTLGEGPLWHPLRKQLFWFDILGKKLLSQQDGRPLEWRFRDHVSAAGWISEDELLLASETGLSRFNLNSGERQHLVDMEADNPKTRSNDGRADPYGGFWIGTMGFQAEPGAGAIYRYYQGKLTRLFDDITISNAICFAPDGTCAYFTDTVTKFIMKQPLDSEGWPLGMHEVFIDLNAGNLNPDGAVVDAEGRLWNAQWGASRVACYGPDGAFLRAVEVGATQSSCPAFGGADLNQLFVTTAAEGLPADSDPLKGQVFVSKLDIAGQPEHQVRV; this comes from the coding sequence ATGAGCGCCGAAGTCTTTGACAAGCGCAGTTGTACTCTCGGCGAGGGGCCGCTTTGGCACCCTCTTCGTAAGCAGCTGTTTTGGTTTGATATTCTGGGTAAAAAGCTGCTCTCCCAACAGGACGGGCGGCCGCTGGAATGGCGGTTTCGCGATCATGTATCTGCCGCTGGTTGGATCAGCGAGGATGAGTTGCTTCTAGCCTCGGAAACGGGCCTGTCGCGGTTCAACCTGAACAGTGGTGAGCGTCAGCACCTGGTGGATATGGAAGCGGACAATCCCAAAACACGCTCAAACGACGGGCGTGCGGACCCTTATGGCGGCTTTTGGATCGGCACCATGGGCTTTCAGGCGGAGCCTGGGGCGGGGGCGATTTACCGGTATTATCAAGGCAAGCTGACCCGGCTGTTTGACGATATCACCATTTCCAATGCGATCTGTTTTGCCCCTGATGGCACCTGTGCCTATTTCACTGATACCGTAACCAAATTTATCATGAAGCAGCCCCTGGATTCAGAGGGTTGGCCGCTGGGTATGCATGAGGTGTTCATCGATCTTAACGCCGGAAACCTGAACCCCGATGGTGCCGTTGTCGATGCGGAGGGCCGTTTGTGGAACGCACAATGGGGGGCCTCACGCGTGGCGTGTTATGGGCCGGATGGGGCGTTTCTGCGCGCGGTTGAGGTCGGCGCGACCCAGTCGTCTTGCCCGGCGTTTGGCGGTGCGGATCTGAACCAACTGTTTGTAACAACCGCTGCTGAAGGCCTGCCCGCTGACAGCGATCCTCTGAAGGGGCAAGTCTTTGTTTCGAAACTGGATATCGCCGGTCAGCCGGAACATCAGGTGAGAGTCTGA
- a CDS encoding 2-dehydro-3-deoxy-6-phosphogalactonate aldolase, with protein sequence MSRNIIAILRGITPPEAVDIAGRLIDAGITRIEVPLNSPDPLQSIASMVEAHGDKALFGAGTVLQPEHVADVAAAGGRLIVSPDCHVPVIEATKRLNMLSYPGVMTPSEAFTAWRAGADGLKFFPASLIGPAGLKAYRAVLPKELPCYAVGGAGPENFAEWRAAGADGFGIGTALYKPGESPDSISQKAEKIVKSYDEAMK encoded by the coding sequence ATGAGCCGTAACATCATTGCAATCCTGCGCGGGATCACCCCGCCCGAAGCTGTGGACATTGCCGGCCGCCTGATTGACGCGGGCATCACCCGGATCGAAGTGCCGCTCAACTCCCCCGATCCGCTGCAGTCGATCGCCTCCATGGTTGAGGCACATGGCGACAAAGCCTTGTTCGGGGCGGGCACGGTTTTACAGCCAGAACACGTTGCTGATGTTGCCGCCGCAGGGGGGCGTTTGATCGTGTCGCCAGATTGCCATGTGCCGGTGATTGAGGCGACCAAACGTCTGAACATGCTGAGCTATCCCGGCGTGATGACACCAAGTGAGGCCTTTACCGCCTGGCGTGCAGGGGCTGACGGGTTGAAGTTCTTCCCGGCCAGCCTGATCGGACCGGCAGGGCTGAAAGCCTACCGGGCGGTTCTGCCAAAAGAATTACCCTGCTACGCCGTGGGTGGTGCGGGACCTGAAAACTTTGCAGAATGGCGCGCTGCGGGGGCAGATGGGTTTGGCATTGGAACAGCCCTCTACAAACCGGGTGAGTCGCCAGACAGCATCAGCCAGAAAGCTGAAAAAATCGTTAAGTCCTACGATGAGGCTATGAAATGA
- a CDS encoding 2-dehydro-3-deoxygalactonokinase has protein sequence MNTETEGKMLAEWIAVDWGTSHLRAWVMQGDHPVQALQSDQGMGRLNPAEFEPALLALIDPYLDPEQRTMILCCGMVGAAQGWQDAGYRAVPCPPVVAGQAISVAAGDPRLDVRILPGLKQAEPADVMRGEETQIAGFLADQPGFSGVFCLPGTHSKWVQVANGQVARFTSFMTGEVFALLAGHSVLRHSVGTAEDWDKAQFLAAVGESLTRPETLLGDLFAVRAGMLLHGASAGQGRAQLSGRLLGQELAGAAAYWREQEVVLIGAAALCQHYQLALAEAGAKVRRIDGDALVLAGLTRARHDLTTFFKEG, from the coding sequence GTGAACACCGAGACAGAGGGCAAGATGCTGGCGGAGTGGATCGCGGTGGACTGGGGCACCAGTCATCTGCGCGCCTGGGTGATGCAGGGGGATCATCCGGTTCAGGCGCTGCAGTCGGATCAGGGGATGGGGCGGCTCAACCCGGCGGAGTTTGAGCCGGCATTGCTTGCCTTGATCGATCCCTACCTGGACCCGGAACAGCGGACGATGATCCTGTGCTGCGGGATGGTCGGCGCGGCGCAGGGCTGGCAGGATGCGGGCTATCGCGCGGTGCCTTGCCCGCCGGTGGTGGCGGGGCAGGCGATTTCCGTTGCCGCAGGAGACCCACGGCTGGACGTGCGGATTTTGCCGGGTTTGAAACAGGCAGAACCCGCAGATGTTATGCGAGGTGAGGAGACGCAGATCGCTGGTTTTCTGGCCGATCAGCCAGGTTTTTCCGGCGTCTTTTGCCTGCCTGGTACCCATAGCAAATGGGTGCAGGTCGCGAACGGGCAGGTCGCCCGCTTTACCAGTTTCATGACCGGCGAGGTCTTTGCGCTACTGGCGGGGCATTCGGTCCTGCGCCATTCTGTGGGTACGGCAGAGGATTGGGATAAGGCGCAGTTTCTTGCTGCTGTAGGTGAAAGCCTGACACGACCTGAGACGTTGCTTGGCGACCTCTTTGCCGTGCGGGCGGGTATGTTGCTTCATGGGGCTAGTGCGGGGCAAGGCCGTGCGCAACTGTCTGGCCGCCTGTTGGGCCAGGAATTGGCCGGCGCTGCGGCCTATTGGCGGGAACAGGAGGTTGTGCTGATCGGCGCGGCGGCCCTGTGCCAGCATTACCAACTGGCCCTTGCCGAGGCCGGGGCAAAGGTGCGCCGGATTGATGGCGATGCATTGGTGCTTGCCGGGTTGACCCGGGCGCGCCACGATCTGACGACATTTTTCAAAGAGGGCTGA
- a CDS encoding SDR family oxidoreductase, whose product MADTTATFHDLIGASVFITGGGSGIGADLTEGFLKQGAKVAFVQRSDASGFAEEMAERHGVKPLFVQCDVTDIPKLQAAIEQASAAHGPVTVMVNNAANDQRHATLDVDEAFWDWSQDINLKSYFFGCQAAIRQMQQAGHGSVINISSISYMMGNAGYPAYTTANAGINGMTRSLAREFGPDRIRVNALAPGWVLTQKQLDMWADPEALAAHLERQCLKEHLVPQDMVDAVLFLASNASRMMTGQMMVVDGGVVTTG is encoded by the coding sequence ATGGCTGACACCACAGCAACATTTCACGACCTGATCGGCGCCAGCGTCTTTATCACCGGCGGCGGGTCCGGTATTGGCGCGGATCTGACCGAAGGCTTCCTGAAACAGGGCGCCAAAGTTGCCTTTGTTCAGCGGTCTGACGCCTCAGGGTTTGCCGAGGAGATGGCCGAAAGACACGGGGTAAAACCCCTGTTTGTTCAATGTGATGTGACGGATATTCCCAAGCTGCAGGCGGCAATTGAACAAGCCTCGGCAGCGCATGGTCCCGTGACCGTGATGGTCAACAATGCCGCCAACGATCAGCGCCATGCCACTTTGGATGTGGATGAGGCGTTCTGGGATTGGAGCCAGGACATCAACCTCAAAAGCTACTTCTTTGGCTGCCAGGCTGCGATCCGCCAGATGCAGCAGGCGGGCCATGGGTCCGTGATCAACATCTCCTCCATCAGCTATATGATGGGCAATGCAGGCTACCCGGCCTATACCACTGCAAACGCAGGGATAAATGGCATGACCCGATCTTTGGCACGTGAGTTTGGGCCCGACAGAATCCGGGTGAACGCGCTGGCACCGGGGTGGGTCCTGACCCAGAAGCAGCTTGATATGTGGGCGGACCCCGAGGCGCTGGCCGCCCATCTTGAGCGCCAATGTTTGAAGGAACATTTGGTGCCGCAGGACATGGTGGATGCGGTGCTGTTTTTGGCCTCCAACGCCAGCCGGATGATGACGGGCCAGATGATGGTCGTCGACGGTGGCGTGGTAACCACGGGGTAA
- a CDS encoding IlvD/Edd family dehydratase → MTKERRNRAWYGKQDRDGFIHRSWMKNQGFPDHAFDGRPVIGICNTWSELTPCNSGLRELAEGVKRGVWEAGGFPVEFPVMSLGETQMKPTAMLFRNLLAMDVEESIRAYGMDGVVLLGGCDKTTPGQLMGAASVDLPTIVVSSGPMLNGKWQGKDIGSGTDVWKFSEAVRAGEMTLKDFMAAESGMSRSKGVCMTMGTASTMASLVEAMGMSLPTNAALPAVDARRMALAHMTGKRIVEMVEEELKLSDVMTRESFENAIMANAAVGGSTNAVVHLLAIAGRVGIDLTLDDFLLGSDIPLLVNCMPSGKYLMEDFCYAGGMPVVLKELGDRLRSARTVLGGDIKVYADEAECWNDDVIRPFDNPLKPAAGLKVLRGNLAPKGAIIKPSAASDHLLDHEGEAYVFETIEDLRANINRDDLPVTADTILVLKGCGPKGYPGMPEVGNMPIPSKLVKQGVRDMVRISDARMSGTAYGTVVLHVSPEAQAGGPLALVKTGDRIRMSVTEGTLDLLIPAEELAERQAAWTPEPPHYTRGYAKMYVDHVLQADQGADLDFLVGKDTRPVTRESH, encoded by the coding sequence ATGACAAAAGAACGCAGAAACCGCGCGTGGTACGGCAAGCAGGATCGCGATGGGTTTATCCATCGCTCTTGGATGAAAAATCAGGGCTTCCCGGACCATGCCTTTGACGGCCGTCCGGTGATCGGCATCTGCAACACCTGGTCGGAATTAACGCCATGTAACAGCGGCTTACGCGAATTGGCCGAGGGCGTGAAACGCGGCGTCTGGGAGGCTGGCGGCTTCCCGGTGGAGTTTCCGGTGATGTCGCTGGGCGAAACCCAGATGAAGCCAACAGCGATGCTGTTTCGCAACCTTTTGGCCATGGATGTGGAGGAATCGATCCGCGCCTATGGCATGGACGGTGTTGTGCTCTTGGGGGGCTGCGACAAGACCACCCCGGGTCAGCTGATGGGCGCGGCCTCGGTCGATTTGCCAACCATTGTGGTCTCCTCAGGGCCGATGCTGAACGGCAAATGGCAGGGCAAAGACATCGGGTCAGGCACCGATGTGTGGAAATTCTCCGAGGCCGTGCGCGCTGGTGAGATGACCCTGAAGGATTTCATGGCGGCGGAAAGCGGCATGAGCCGATCCAAAGGGGTTTGCATGACAATGGGCACGGCCTCAACCATGGCATCGCTGGTCGAAGCGATGGGGATGAGCCTGCCCACCAATGCCGCCCTGCCTGCAGTGGATGCGCGCCGGATGGCGCTGGCCCATATGACGGGCAAGCGTATCGTGGAAATGGTTGAGGAAGAGTTGAAGCTTTCCGATGTCATGACCCGCGAAAGCTTTGAAAACGCGATCATGGCCAATGCCGCCGTCGGGGGCTCCACCAATGCGGTGGTGCACCTGCTGGCAATCGCCGGCCGTGTGGGCATCGATCTGACGCTAGACGACTTCCTGCTTGGCAGCGATATCCCCTTGCTGGTGAACTGCATGCCGTCCGGCAAATACCTGATGGAGGATTTCTGCTACGCGGGCGGCATGCCTGTGGTGCTGAAGGAGCTGGGCGATCGCCTGCGGTCTGCCCGTACAGTGCTTGGCGGTGACATCAAGGTTTACGCCGATGAGGCCGAGTGCTGGAACGACGATGTGATCCGGCCTTTTGACAACCCGCTGAAACCTGCGGCGGGTCTGAAAGTGCTGCGCGGCAACCTCGCCCCCAAAGGGGCGATCATCAAACCCTCAGCCGCCTCGGACCACCTGCTGGACCATGAGGGTGAGGCTTATGTGTTTGAAACTATTGAAGACCTGCGCGCCAATATCAATCGTGATGATCTGCCGGTAACCGCCGATACGATCCTGGTGCTGAAAGGCTGCGGGCCGAAGGGCTATCCGGGCATGCCGGAAGTGGGCAATATGCCGATCCCGTCGAAATTGGTGAAACAGGGGGTGCGGGATATGGTGCGGATTTCCGATGCGCGCATGTCCGGCACGGCCTATGGCACGGTAGTGCTGCACGTCAGCCCCGAGGCCCAGGCCGGTGGCCCGCTGGCACTGGTGAAAACCGGGGATCGCATCCGTATGTCCGTGACCGAGGGCACGCTGGATCTGCTGATCCCGGCCGAAGAACTGGCCGAGCGTCAGGCCGCCTGGACGCCAGAACCCCCTCATTACACCCGCGGCTACGCCAAGATGTATGTCGATCACGTGCTGCAGGCGGATCAGGGGGCGGACCTTGATTTCCTTGTTGGCAAAGACACACGTCCTGTGACCCGCGAAAGTCACTGA
- a CDS encoding alpha-galactosidase: protein MVCYWGTPLPADADLGAIAAAMTPDVTGGMMDEIAPITLCPLARDSFAGQPGLVAYRDGAELHPKLQLTASDATGIVVSDPDLGLTLRFEFTVVDQVIAARTVLESKAPITLHWLAAPVMPGPQLAEEMIDFSGRWIGEFQQVKTPWRRGVHLREARGGRSGHEHPPFALFPETGCRNTAGTSFAMHYGWSGGHRLIAEELPDGRRQIQWGHAAGTCGTGTRFETAPLLLARSDHGFNGTAVAFQRYIRDHLVDWPHPDRPRPVHYNCWEAIYFDHDLEVLKDIAAIAADLGAERFVLDDGWFGRRDDDTSSLGDWQIDPRKWPEGFAPLIDHVHGLGMRFGLWFEPEMVNLNSDLARAHPDWILGPEDQVEGRQQRVLDMSNPAVRSYLFTQMNAVLAAHDIDYVKWDHNRLLPIPDAAQCTGTYQLLADLRAAYPGVEFESCASGGGRIDAGVLQHTQRVWLSDSNDALERQRIQHDAALFLPTAITGSHVGPRHCHTSGRVLPMPLRAWTAAQRHMGFEMDPRELSAEEAAVLKEVTSWWKANRDWMRQADILRLDHADPAVIAEQQLCPSGDQFVVFAAQVAASDQILPRPLRLTQLAPDAQYEINLRTRDGLPGLSRGTPALKQGPVVISGQYLMSHGLTLPWDFPDTIRVIEGRRL from the coding sequence ATGGTCTGTTACTGGGGGACACCATTGCCCGCAGATGCAGACCTTGGCGCCATCGCCGCCGCAATGACGCCGGATGTCACCGGCGGCATGATGGATGAGATCGCACCGATCACACTCTGCCCGCTGGCGCGCGATAGTTTTGCGGGCCAGCCTGGCCTTGTGGCCTATCGTGACGGGGCGGAGCTGCATCCGAAGCTGCAACTCACCGCGTCAGATGCGACCGGCATTGTGGTGTCAGACCCTGATCTGGGGCTTACCCTACGGTTTGAGTTTACGGTGGTGGATCAGGTGATCGCCGCCCGCACCGTTCTGGAGTCTAAGGCGCCGATCACCCTGCATTGGCTGGCGGCGCCGGTGATGCCCGGGCCGCAACTGGCTGAGGAGATGATCGATTTCTCTGGCCGATGGATTGGTGAATTTCAACAGGTTAAGACCCCGTGGCGCCGGGGTGTCCATCTGCGTGAAGCACGCGGCGGGCGATCTGGCCATGAACATCCGCCCTTTGCGCTGTTCCCGGAAACCGGATGTCGCAACACCGCGGGCACCAGTTTTGCCATGCATTACGGCTGGTCCGGTGGTCATCGTTTGATCGCCGAAGAGCTGCCCGATGGCCGCCGCCAGATCCAATGGGGCCATGCAGCCGGAACCTGCGGCACGGGCACCCGGTTTGAAACCGCACCGCTGCTGCTGGCGCGCTCTGACCATGGGTTCAACGGCACGGCGGTGGCCTTCCAACGCTACATCCGCGACCATCTGGTGGATTGGCCACACCCCGACCGGCCCCGCCCGGTGCATTACAACTGCTGGGAAGCGATCTACTTCGACCACGATCTTGAGGTCTTGAAAGACATCGCAGCGATCGCTGCGGATCTGGGGGCAGAACGTTTTGTGCTGGATGACGGCTGGTTTGGCCGCCGCGATGATGACACCTCCAGCCTGGGCGATTGGCAGATTGACCCGCGCAAATGGCCGGAGGGTTTTGCGCCGCTGATCGACCACGTTCACGGTCTTGGCATGCGCTTTGGCCTCTGGTTTGAGCCGGAAATGGTCAACCTCAACAGTGATCTGGCCCGCGCTCATCCCGACTGGATCCTTGGCCCCGAAGATCAGGTGGAGGGCCGCCAGCAGAGGGTGCTTGATATGAGCAATCCGGCGGTGCGTTCATATCTGTTTACACAGATGAACGCGGTGCTGGCCGCCCATGACATCGACTATGTCAAATGGGATCACAACCGCCTGCTGCCGATCCCCGATGCCGCCCAGTGCACTGGCACCTATCAACTGCTGGCAGATCTGCGCGCGGCCTATCCCGGGGTGGAGTTCGAAAGCTGCGCCTCAGGCGGGGGCCGGATTGACGCAGGCGTCTTGCAACACACCCAACGGGTCTGGCTGTCTGACAGCAACGACGCGCTGGAACGTCAGCGGATCCAGCATGACGCGGCGCTGTTCCTGCCGACCGCAATCACCGGCAGCCACGTCGGGCCGCGCCATTGTCATACCTCAGGCCGGGTGCTGCCGATGCCCTTGCGCGCCTGGACGGCGGCGCAGCGGCATATGGGTTTCGAAATGGACCCACGCGAGCTGAGCGCCGAGGAAGCGGCAGTGCTGAAAGAGGTCACCAGCTGGTGGAAGGCAAACCGCGATTGGATGCGCCAGGCCGATATCCTGCGTCTGGATCACGCTGATCCAGCGGTGATCGCCGAACAGCAGCTGTGCCCATCAGGCGATCAGTTTGTGGTTTTTGCAGCGCAGGTTGCGGCCTCGGACCAGATCCTGCCGCGCCCCTTGCGCCTGACCCAGCTGGCGCCGGACGCGCAGTATGAAATCAACCTCCGCACCCGCGATGGCTTGCCAGGCCTGTCGCGCGGCACGCCCGCCCTGAAACAGGGCCCGGTGGTAATCAGCGGACAATATCTCATGTCCCACGGGCTGACGTTGCCCTGGGATTTCCCGGACACGATCCGGGTCATCGAAGGAAGACGCCTATGA
- a CDS encoding carbohydrate ABC transporter permease, which yields MFPTPIEKTSPASQWIYKVALPIALILWLLPLLAVAMTSVRSAGDINAGNYWGWPTSFNLMANYTAIFENTPIGQYIMNSFKVTIPTVIGAVALSCMTGFALGVYKFKANLLLFFMFVAGNFVPFQILMVPVRDLTLNMGLYNTISGLALFHIAFQTGFCTLFMRNFIKALPFELIEAARVEGVSEIRIFWFVVIPLMRPAIAALSVLIFTFIWNDYFWATVLTQGADTQPITAGLYSLNGQWVAAWHLVSAGSIVAALPPVLMFFLMQKHFIAGLTLGAVK from the coding sequence ATGTTTCCGACCCCGATTGAGAAAACCTCGCCCGCGTCGCAATGGATCTACAAGGTGGCCCTGCCCATCGCGCTGATCCTGTGGTTGCTGCCCCTGCTGGCGGTCGCCATGACCTCGGTCCGTTCCGCCGGTGATATCAACGCTGGCAACTACTGGGGCTGGCCCACCAGCTTTAACCTGATGGCCAACTACACGGCGATCTTTGAGAACACGCCGATTGGCCAATACATCATGAACAGCTTCAAGGTGACGATCCCGACCGTGATCGGCGCCGTGGCCCTCAGCTGCATGACCGGTTTTGCGCTTGGCGTTTACAAGTTCAAAGCCAACCTGTTGTTGTTCTTCATGTTTGTCGCCGGCAACTTCGTGCCCTTCCAGATCCTGATGGTGCCGGTGCGTGACCTGACGCTGAACATGGGGCTTTACAACACCATCTCGGGCCTCGCACTGTTTCACATCGCGTTCCAGACCGGGTTCTGTACGCTGTTCATGCGCAACTTCATCAAGGCGTTGCCCTTTGAGCTGATTGAGGCCGCGCGGGTCGAAGGTGTCTCGGAAATCCGCATCTTCTGGTTTGTGGTCATCCCGCTGATGCGGCCCGCAATCGCGGCGCTGTCGGTGCTGATCTTTACCTTTATTTGGAATGATTACTTCTGGGCGACGGTGTTGACCCAAGGGGCGGATACCCAGCCGATCACCGCGGGTCTCTACTCATTGAACGGTCAGTGGGTCGCCGCCTGGCATCTGGTTTCGGCAGGCTCCATCGTGGCGGCATTGCCCCCGGTGCTGATGTTCTTCCTGATGCAGAAACACTTCATCGCTGGTCTGACCCTGGGGGCCGTGAAGTGA
- a CDS encoding sugar ABC transporter permease, producing MGTYWKKNQQRLAPWLFLAPGIAMFALYVIIPIFQSMNISFYEWDGLGDRTWVGMDNYVELMDDEAFYTSLKNNVIWLVLYMLAIPAGLFVALFLNQTVRGIRIYKSLFFFPFVISQVVVGLVFSWFYDPSFGLLNIALMSLGFEAIPVLADETWVTYGIIAAGLWPQTAYCMILYLTGLNAVDPEQIEAARLDNAKGLKMLWYVVLPQLKPATFIAVVVTVIGALRSFDLVSIMTDGGPWGSSRVLAFYMYEQAFGEYGFRMGYGAAIAVILFLIMMVYISAFLFKMYRDEKGR from the coding sequence ATGGGCACATATTGGAAAAAGAACCAGCAACGTCTGGCGCCTTGGCTGTTCCTGGCCCCCGGCATCGCGATGTTTGCGCTCTATGTGATCATCCCGATCTTTCAATCGATGAACATCAGCTTTTACGAATGGGACGGTCTGGGCGATCGCACCTGGGTCGGCATGGACAACTATGTTGAGCTGATGGACGATGAGGCCTTCTATACCTCGCTGAAAAACAACGTGATCTGGCTGGTGCTTTATATGCTGGCGATCCCGGCCGGTCTGTTTGTGGCGCTGTTCCTCAATCAGACGGTGCGCGGCATCCGGATCTATAAATCGCTTTTCTTCTTCCCCTTCGTGATCAGCCAGGTTGTGGTTGGTCTGGTCTTCTCGTGGTTTTATGACCCCAGTTTTGGCCTCCTCAATATTGCGCTGATGTCGCTTGGGTTTGAGGCCATTCCGGTGCTGGCGGATGAAACCTGGGTGACCTATGGCATCATCGCCGCCGGCCTCTGGCCGCAGACGGCCTATTGCATGATCCTCTACCTCACCGGTCTGAACGCCGTGGATCCCGAACAGATCGAAGCGGCACGCCTCGACAATGCCAAGGGATTGAAAATGCTCTGGTATGTGGTGTTGCCACAGCTGAAGCCCGCGACCTTTATCGCGGTTGTTGTCACCGTGATCGGCGCGCTGCGCTCATTCGACCTGGTGTCGATCATGACCGATGGTGGGCCCTGGGGCTCCAGCCGGGTTCTGGCCTTTTACATGTATGAGCAGGCCTTTGGTGAATATGGCTTCCGCATGGGTTACGGCGCGGCGATCGCTGTGATCCTCTTCCTGATCATGATGGTCTATATCTCGGCCTTCCTGTTCAAAATGTACCGTGATGAGAAAGGGCGCTAA
- a CDS encoding ABC transporter substrate-binding protein, with protein MFHHPKKLVAGILASTMLAGASFAGELVINTDTSDPAPKAAFEALIAGFEAENPDVKVTWNLFDHEGYKTSIRNFLTADAPDLANWYAGNRMLPYVNAGLFEPVDDVWEENGLTESLASAQGSMTIDGKIWGVPYTYYQWGVYYRKDIFENLGIAVPTNWDEFKAAGKTLTDNGVTPITIGTKYLWTAGGVFDYLNLRTNGYDFHMALTKGEVAWTDERVVATMNNWKELIDAGFFLENHAAYSWQEALAPMVQGDAAMYVMGNFAVAPLKEAGLTDDTLGFFQFPVINPDIPLAEEAPTDTIHIPANAKNKEDAKKFLAYLARADVQTQINDTLGQLPINKDSKVGDDKFLQAGYQMLSSTTGGIAQFFDRDAPAEMAKAGMEGFQEFMVKPERMDKILERLEKVRGRVYK; from the coding sequence ATGTTCCATCACCCCAAGAAACTGGTCGCGGGTATTCTGGCCTCGACCATGCTGGCAGGTGCATCATTTGCTGGCGAATTGGTCATCAACACCGATACGTCGGACCCGGCGCCGAAGGCCGCCTTTGAGGCGCTGATCGCGGGCTTCGAGGCAGAAAACCCCGACGTCAAAGTCACCTGGAACCTGTTCGATCACGAAGGGTACAAAACCTCGATCCGTAACTTCCTGACTGCCGACGCGCCGGATCTGGCCAACTGGTATGCAGGCAACCGGATGCTGCCCTACGTCAACGCTGGCCTGTTTGAGCCGGTAGATGATGTCTGGGAAGAAAACGGCCTGACCGAATCTCTGGCCTCGGCGCAGGGCTCGATGACCATCGACGGCAAAATCTGGGGTGTGCCCTATACCTACTACCAGTGGGGCGTTTACTACCGCAAAGACATCTTTGAAAACCTCGGCATCGCCGTGCCCACCAACTGGGATGAGTTCAAAGCAGCCGGTAAGACCCTCACCGACAATGGCGTGACCCCGATCACCATCGGCACCAAATATCTGTGGACCGCAGGCGGCGTGTTTGACTACCTGAACCTGCGCACCAACGGTTATGATTTCCACATGGCGCTGACCAAAGGTGAGGTCGCCTGGACTGACGAACGTGTGGTCGCCACCATGAACAACTGGAAAGAGCTAATCGACGCCGGCTTCTTCCTGGAAAACCATGCCGCCTACAGCTGGCAGGAAGCACTGGCACCGATGGTGCAGGGTGATGCGGCCATGTATGTGATGGGCAACTTCGCCGTTGCGCCGCTGAAAGAAGCGGGCCTGACCGATGACACCCTGGGCTTCTTCCAGTTCCCCGTCATCAATCCGGATATCCCGCTGGCCGAAGAAGCGCCGACCGATACCATCCACATCCCGGCCAACGCCAAGAACAAAGAAGACGCCAAGAAGTTCCTGGCCTATCTGGCCCGTGCAGATGTTCAGACCCAGATCAACGACACCCTGGGTCAGCTGCCGATCAACAAGGACTCCAAGGTTGGCGACGACAAGTTCCTGCAGGCTGGTTACCAGATGCTGTCCTCGACCACCGGCGGTATCGCCCAGTTCTTTGACCGTGACGCCCCGGCGGAAATGGCCAAAGCTGGCATGGAAGGCTTCCAGGAATTCATGGTGAAGCCTGAGCGTATGGACAAGATCCTTGAGCGCCTCGAGAAGGTGCGCGGACGGGTTTACAAATAA
- a CDS encoding IclR family transcriptional regulator, translating to MNKPVKGDGTVGKALEILDAVAQVGRPVRFSELLEESPHPKATLYRFLQTLTNQGMLSYDEDRQCYSLGLRLVRLAHSAWQQSSLAPLAQPLLDQLAAEVGETIHLAQMENGQVLFVDKRKTTDRFDTLAQAGRVAPAHCTGVGKAILAFMTPERLERALKQQSFMRYTATTHPDAETMIAEFDQIRAEGVAYDREEHEEGIISIAAPIFTDAGKVIGAVSIASSTNRNSIETLSAHRERLIETTTQIGAAASAWQFPS from the coding sequence ATGAACAAGCCGGTTAAGGGCGACGGAACTGTCGGAAAAGCTTTGGAAATTTTGGATGCGGTGGCCCAGGTTGGCCGCCCTGTTCGGTTTTCTGAACTGCTGGAGGAAAGCCCCCACCCCAAGGCCACGCTCTACCGTTTTCTGCAGACCCTGACGAATCAAGGCATGCTGTCTTACGACGAAGACCGGCAGTGCTACTCGTTGGGGCTGCGCCTTGTGCGCTTGGCCCATTCCGCCTGGCAGCAATCCAGTCTGGCGCCTCTGGCGCAGCCTTTGCTGGATCAGCTGGCCGCAGAAGTGGGCGAAACGATACACCTGGCGCAGATGGAAAACGGGCAGGTTCTGTTTGTCGACAAACGCAAAACCACGGATCGGTTTGACACGCTTGCCCAGGCAGGTCGTGTTGCCCCGGCCCATTGCACCGGTGTTGGTAAGGCAATCCTTGCCTTCATGACGCCGGAACGGCTGGAACGCGCCCTGAAGCAGCAAAGCTTCATGCGCTACACCGCCACCACACACCCCGATGCCGAGACGATGATCGCCGAGTTCGATCAGATCCGCGCCGAAGGTGTGGCCTATGACCGCGAAGAACACGAAGAAGGCATCATCTCGATCGCCGCCCCGATCTTTACCGATGCGGGCAAAGTGATCGGCGCGGTCTCCATCGCCTCCTCCACCAACCGCAATTCCATCGAGACGCTCTCGGCCCACCGGGAACGTCTCATCGAAACCACCACCCAAATCGGCGCGGCCGCTTCGGCCTGGCAGTTCCCGTCCTAA